A stretch of the Fusarium musae strain F31 chromosome 2, whole genome shotgun sequence genome encodes the following:
- the SWC5 gene encoding swr complex subunit: MPPDSLLDDDGSYVSSEDSDFALDDSPDQTSDHSDAEDSGDKTANKRSHPQDEADAGYDNSGDEAIIKRGEKRRKKTQAKGIRNPDEGEGGLIKTRRQRAAEYVSDVRIPRKEERQYATNNEPVTIDVDALWAQMISKPRTPGNKDERPNDAETSTNFIDKPDDSAEKNSHSTVSDQSSTMIRIKRTYNFAGRIHIEEKLVPRDSAEAKLYLASQGQEAPKNSPEKNVTRKAFRSSFEPQVDLLPHRVDLNLGMAARIKAGKEAQAKKLNVVEKSRMDWAGYVDKEGIKDELELAGKSKDSYMAREDFLAKSEALREEDSRRARLAGKA; the protein is encoded by the exons ATGCCTCCAGATTCTCTATTAGACGATGATGGATCATATGTATCCTCAGAAGACTCAGACTTCGCTCTGGATGATTCGCCGGACCAGACTTCCGATCACTCTGACGCAGAAGATTCCGGCGACAAAACAGCTAACAAAAGAAGTCACCCACAAGATGAAGCCGATGCAGGATATGATAACTCGGGTGATGAGGCGATCATCAAAAGGGGTGAGAAGCGTCGTAAGAAAACGCAAGCAAAAGGCATACGCAACCCAGACGAGGGCGAGGGCGGTCTGATCAAGACTCGTAGACAGCGTGCCGCTGAGTATGTCTCTGATGTTCGTATCCCTCG GAAGGAAGAGCGTCAATATGCGACAAACAACGAGCCAGTCACTATCGATGTCGATGCGCTATGGGCGCAAATGATATCCAAACCACGAACTCCAGGGAACAAGGACGAGCGACCCAACGACGCAGAAACAAGTACCAACTTCATTGACAAGCCAGACGACTCAGCTGAGAAAAACTCACATTCAACAGTATCCGACCagtcatcaacaatgatTCGAATCAAACGTACGTATAACTTTGCTGGTCGAATACACATAGAGGAAAAGCTGGTTCCGCGTGACTCAGCCGAAGCAAAGCTTTATCTTGCCTCACAAGGTCAGGAGGCACCCAAGAATAGCCCCGAAAAGAACGTTACCAGAAAGGCGTTTCGATCATCTTTCGAGCCTCAGGTGGATCTTCTTCCCCATCGGGTCGATCTGAATCTCGGAATGGCCGCCCGgatcaaggctggcaaaGAGGCACAAGCCAAGAAACTCAATGTTGTCGAGAAGAGTCGTATGGACTGGGCTGGTTACGTGGACAAGGAAGGCatcaaggatgagcttgagttGGCTGGCAAGTCCAAAGATTCATACATGGCGAGAGAAGACTTTTTGGCAAAGAGCGAGGCCCTTAGAGAAGAGGAttcgagaagggcaaggctcGCTGGGAAAGCTTGA
- a CDS encoding hypothetical protein (EggNog:ENOG41): MAPQKPETFMLSTEAQQALPHDAQVALQQVDNLKYFLISAPVDWQPDQYIRRFLLPTGEYVSCILWNNLFHISGTDIVRCLSFRFQAFGRPVKNSKKFEEGIFSDLRNLKSGTDASLEEPKSAFLDFLYKNNCIRTQKKQKVFYWYSVPHDRLFLDALERDLKREKMGQEATTVAVSEPALSFQYDSSQSLYEQLTKAQQANSSSFSAQQSAFSQSQSTSPVMRAMDSMPPPPTMMPQSMPPLAEGMDAMVPYGTMAVPHPMAQAVPVKREPDFTRVQYNHNGVPITQGHQRHASMPAYGLEYSPAPSFVSSQYEDYSNRGISFEPITPPQQALGISAEPAYIANEETGLYSAIPDHMASMNGLNGMVQLPPSNLAGPQFSRPYGTNNVYSVIEGSPTYKQRRRRSSIPPSMSAISTPAATAQAVSHTHTHRPSELRRSISASVGPVAEGDESADNSPPGLSYSTSAVSVNTQHHQNMSRHGTPLSAVEGSPAAHSMGMHQQEFPHLAGEEFSGDVNDQRRSVPAPNGAVRRARSATVMEVGPYPQKSHSCPIPTCGRLFKRLEHLKRHKRTHGREDGGDGSLNLSGEEDEDFSGDDHLGSLEEASPHSDSAYVTGSLNAAAHGSTPPSSMAPTPSYNSLETLSMPMTMSQPAAINASGMM, translated from the exons ATGGCGCCTCAGAAGCCCGAAACTTTCATGCTGAGTACTGAGGCTCAGCAAGCTCTGCCTCATGATGCTCAAGTCGCCCTGCAGCAAGTTGACAACT TGAAGTACTTCCTCATCTCAGCCCCTGTCGACTGGCAGCCCGATCAGTACATTCGCCGATTCTTGCTGCCAACTGGCGAATACGTCTCTTGCATTCTCTG GAACAATCTTTTTCACATTTCTGGTACAGATATCGTGAGATGCTTGTCGTTCCGATTCCAGGCTTTTGGCCGTCCTGTCAAAAACTCCAAGAAGTTTGAGGAGGGTATCTTCTCCGACTTGCGAAATCTCAAGTCTGGAACGGACGCTTCTCTGGAGGAGCCAAAGAGCGCCTTCCTCGACTTTCTCTACAAGAACAACTGCATCCGAACAcaaaagaagcaaaaagtcttttactgGTACAGTGTCCCACACGACCGTCTGTTTCTTGACGCGCTGGAACGCGATCTTAAGCGTGAGAAGATGGGTCAGGAAGCCACCACCGTTGCTGTCAGCGAACCGGCTCTGTCTTTTCAATACGACTCATCTCAGTCGCTCTATGAGCAACTGACTAAAGCGCAACAGGCCAACTCATCCTCTTTCAGCGCTCAGCAGTCTGCTTTCTCTCAGAGCCAGTCCACCTCCCCAGTTATGCGTGCGATGGACTCGATGCCTCCTCCCCCGACAATGATGCCCCAGTCCATGCCCCCTTTGGCGGAGGGGATGGACGCAATGGTACCTTACGGGACGATGGCGGTGCCTCACCCAATGGCCCAAGCCGTCCCTGTCAAGAGGGAACCTGATTTCACCCGTGTTCAGTACAACCATAATGGTGTCCCAATCACTCAAGGGCACCAGCGTCATGCCTCCATGCCTGCCTATGGTCTCGAGTATTCGCCTGCCCCTTCATTCGTGTCGTCTCAGTATGAGGATTACAGCAACCGAGGAATATCTTTTGAACCCATCACCCCCCCTCAACAGGCTTTGGGTATCTCGGCTGAGCCCGCATATATCGCCAATGAAGAGACAGGCCTGTACTCGGCCATTCCTGACCATATGGCTAGCATGAACGGTCTTAACGGCATGGTTCAACTACCACCTTCCAACTTGGCGGGCCCTCAGTTCTCTCGTCCTTACGGTACAAACAACGTCTACTCTGTGATCGAAGGTTCACCGACATATAAGCAGAGAAGACGGCGTTCATCCATTCCTCCATCTATGTCGGCAATTTCGACCCCCGCTGCTACTGCCCAAGCAGTCTCTCACACACACACCCACCGGCCTTCTGAGCTTCGCCGATCAATTTCTGCTTCAGTTGGCCCTGTAGCTGAAGGTGATGAGTCGGCAGACAACTCACCCCCCGGCCTCTCCTACAGCACCTCCGCAGTTTCTGTTAACAcccaacaccaccagaacATGTCAAGGCACGGAACCCCCCTGTCTGCTGTGGAAGGAAGCCCTGCTGCTCACTCAATGGGTATGCACCAGCAAGAGTTTCCCCATCTTGCTGGCGAGGAATTTTCTGGCGATGTCAATGATCAGCGGCGTTCTGTTCCTGCTCCCAATGGCGCTGTCAGACGTGCTCGCTCCGCAACCGTCATGGAAGTCGGTCCATATCCTCAGAAGTCGCACTCTTGCCCCATCCCCACCTGTGGCCGTCTTTTCAAGCGTTTGGAACATCTCAAGCG ACACAAGCGTACTCATGGCCGTGAAGATGGCGGAGATGGTTCCTTGAACCTGTcaggcgaggaagatgaggatttCTCTGGTGACGACCACCTTGGCTCACTCGAAGAAGCTTCCCCACACTCTGATAGCGCCTATGTGACCGGCTCCCTCAACGCTGCTGCGCATGGCTCAACCCCACCTTCAAGTATGGCACCCACGCCATCATATAATAGTCTCGAGACTCTCAGCATGCCCATGACAATGAGTCAACCGGCTGCTATCAACGCCAGCGGTATGATGTAA
- the CRN1 gene encoding Coronin-like protein crn1 (BUSCO:EOG092627F1), producing MAGRFVRASKYRHVFGKSTRKEFCYDNLHISRNAWDTNLVKVNPEYLSVNWDASGGGAFAVVPLNERGKLPDQIPLFRGHTAAVLDTDWNPFHDNIVASASDDGKVFIWEVPEGFTLHTDAEEITDVAPVSKLAGHPRKVGQVLFNPAAENILASASGDFTVKLWDIGTGQSPLALKHNDIVQSLSWNASGSMLVTTSRDKKIRVWDVRQEKPVHEAPGHSGAKNSRAVWLGEHNRFATTGFSRMSERQIALWEPGRTEPIGGFTMLDSISGVCMPFWDDGSNCLYLAGKGDGNIRYFEYENDKFEFLSEYKSGDPQRGIAFMPRRGINTHENEVMRAYKTVNDAYIEPISFTVPRRAETFQADIFPPATGTKPAATAQEWFDGKTAIPNKIDLESVYDGTAPKEITSDFKAPAAPSAVIEKPATKMEEPKKEEAKPAPALRSPPPSMSEQKGSISAMASKYQDKQEEEEEDDDASSFEEVSRPAQRQAVPAKFTPPAQPQTAPAPSPAIVAKPSSPVKTTAAAASAAPPLTSPAPRAVSSAPSGSDSSLAEIKQLIEGQTKLITLLTAEVEALKRKVSSGSQDQSERIRQLELELEEARS from the exons ATGGCTGGCCGTTTTGTGCGGGCGTCCAAGTATC GACACGTCTTTGGAAAGTCCACGAGAAAGGAATTTTGCTACGACAACCTTCATATTAGTCGTAATGCTTGGGACACAAACTTGGTCAAG GTCAATCCCGAGTATCTCTCAGTCAACTGGGATGCCTCCGGTGGCGGCGCATTCGCTGTTGTTCCTCTGAACGAGCGTGGAAAACTTCCTGACCAGATTCCACTGTTTCGTGGCCATACTGCTGCGGTACTCGACACTGACTG GAACCCGTTTCACGACAATATTGTTGCCTCTGCATCCGATGATGGCAAGGTTTTTATTTGGGAGGTTCCTGAAGGCTTTACGCTACATACCGACGCCGAGGAAATTACAGATGTCGCACCTGTGAGCAAGCTTGCTGGCCACCCCAG AAAGGTCGGACAGGTCCTTTTCAATCCTGCGGCCGAAAATATTCTCGCCTCTGCATCTGGCGACTTCACGGTCAAACTCTGGGACATTGGCACCGGTCAGTCGCCTCTTGCTCTCAAGCACAACGATATCGTCCAGAGCCTGTCATGGAATGCTAGTGGCAGCATGCTCGTTACTACCTCGCGAGATAAGAAGATTCGGGTGTGGGATGTCCGACAGGAGAAGCCCGTTCATGAAGCGCCTGGCCATAGTGGTGCCAAGAATAGTCGCGCTGTCTGGCTGGGAGAGCACAATCGCTTCGCGACGACTGGTTTCTCGCGTATGAGTGAACGACAAATAGCTCTCTGGGAGCCTGGCAGGACGGAGCCCATTGGCGGCTTTACCATGCTGGATTCCATCTCTGGTGTCTGCATGCCTTTCTGGG ATGATGGTTCAAACTGCCTGTACCTTGCTGGCAAGGG CGATGGCAACATTCGATACTTTGAATACGAGAACGATAAGTTCGAATTCCTTAGCGAGTACAAATCGGGCGACCCTCAACGCGGCATTGCCTTTATGCCTCGACGAGGCATCAAT ACCCACGAGAATGAGGTCATGAGGGCTTACAAAACAGTCAACGACGCTTATATTGAGCCTATCTCATTCACCGTACCACGACGCGCTGAGACCTTCCAGGCTGATATCTTCCCTCCTGCCACTGGTACTAAGCCCGCTGCAACTGCCCAGGAATGGTTCGATGGCAAGACTGCTATTCCTAACAAGATTGACCTTGAGAGCGTCTACGACGGCACTGCGCCCAAGGAGATCACCTCTGACTTCAAGGCTCCTGCAGCCCCGTCTGCTGTCATTGAGAAGCCTGCAACAAAGATGGAAGAgcccaagaaggaagaagccaagccagCGCCGGCACTgcgatctcctcctcccagTATGAGTGAACAGAAGGGATCAATCTCTGCTATGGCTTCCAAATACCAGGAtaagcaggaggaggaggaggaggatgatgacgccTCCAGCTTCGAGGAGGTTTCGCGACCTGCTCAGCGTCAAGCTGTCCCTGCAAAATTTACTCCTCCTGCTCAACCGCAAACTGCCCCCGCTCCTTCTCCTGCCATCGTCGCAaagccatcttctccagtcAAGACTACTGCTGCCGCGGCGTCCGCGGCTCCGCCACTCACATCTCCAGCCCCCCGAGCTGTCTCCTCCGCCCCCAGCGGTAGCGACTCTTCTCTTGCGGAAATCAAGCAATTAATTGAAGGCCAGACGAAGCTTATCACATTGCTCACCGCTGAAGTCGAGGCTCTCAAGCGAAAGGTTAGCTCTGGCTCCCAGGATCAGAGCGAGCGTATCCGCCAGCTTGAGCTCGAGTTAGAGGaggcaagatcttga